From a region of the Methylomonas rapida genome:
- a CDS encoding V-type ATP synthase subunit D, giving the protein MAKLKLSKHAMHEQQEQLKLYKRLLPSLDLKRRQLTLEAQKAEEEYAEALALSEALETRIGQELPMLADEGLRLRDLVVVKGYRLGEQNVVGVRLPVLQALDCQVADYSPLATPPWLDILVQRLKDAKTSRLRAEIAAQRLEILRVQLRRVTQRVNLFEKILIPTAHTHIQRIRIYLGETERAAVVASKLAKSKQLHERSALTEQAE; this is encoded by the coding sequence ATGGCCAAGCTGAAACTCAGCAAGCACGCGATGCACGAGCAGCAGGAGCAGTTGAAACTGTATAAGCGCCTGCTGCCGTCGCTGGACTTGAAACGCCGGCAATTGACGCTGGAGGCGCAAAAAGCCGAAGAAGAGTACGCCGAGGCGCTTGCGTTGAGCGAGGCCTTGGAAACGCGGATCGGCCAGGAATTACCGATGCTGGCCGATGAGGGTTTGCGTTTGCGGGATTTGGTCGTCGTCAAAGGCTATCGCTTGGGCGAGCAAAACGTCGTCGGCGTCAGGCTGCCGGTGTTGCAAGCGTTGGATTGCCAGGTGGCCGACTATTCGCCGTTGGCGACGCCGCCGTGGTTGGACATTCTGGTGCAGCGCCTGAAAGACGCCAAAACCAGTCGCTTGCGCGCCGAAATCGCGGCGCAACGCCTGGAGATTTTGCGCGTGCAGTTGCGGCGCGTGACGCAGCGGGTCAACTTGTTCGAAAAAATCCTGATACCGACTGCGCATACCCATATCCAGCGCATCCGCATCTATCTCGGTGAAACCGAACGCGCCGCCGTGGTGGCCTCGAAACTGGCCAAGTCGAAACAACTACACGAGCGCAGCGCGCTCACGGAGCAGGCGGAATGA